The nucleotide window ATACCAACCCGTATCTGACCTTTGCGGGCGTGATGGGCGCCGCGCTGACGGGCATCGAGGACGCGCTGGAGCCGCCGGAGCCGATCACGGGAAATGCCTATGATCTCAACCTCTTGCAGCTTTGCGAGGACTGGGAGAGCGCCATCGACATGTTCGAGACCGCGCCCATCCTGGCCCGCGTGTTCGAGCCGATGCTGATCCAGAACCTGGTGATGACCAAGCGGCAGGAACTGGCGCTTTTCGCCGAGATGGACCCGGCGGAGCACTGGAAAGTGTACCTGGAAACGGTCTGAGCGACTCGCAGGTTAACGCCGCAACCCCACGTCGGTATCGCGTCGGTCTCCGGGTGGTATCGCGGCGGTATTCTTTCAAAATCCGAAGTCGTTACCATACCGGACGCGCGGACCCCGTGGCGCGGGCGCCGGAAATGGCCTAGAACGGCCTTGAACGGGCCGATTGGCTCGGCTAGCGTAAATTTGATCAAATTTCTGGTGTGACATGAAGATCGGCATCCTGATGACCGGACACGCCCTGCCCGACCTGGTCGAGAGCACGGGCGATTACGACGCGATGTTCGCGGACCTGCTGGGGCGGCACGGCTTTACCTTCGAGCGGTACGACGTGGTGGACGAGGTCTACCCCGAGAGCCCCGATGACGCGGATGGCTGGCTGATAACCGGCTCGAAGCACGGGGCCTATGAGGACCATCCGTGGATCCCCCCGCTGGAGGCGTTCATCCGCGACATCCGCGACGCGGGCAAGCCGCTGATCGGGGTGTGCTTCGGCCACCAGATCATCGCGCAGGCCCTGGGCGGCAAGGTGGTGAAATTTCCCGGCGGATGGTCGGTGGGGCGCACCGAGTACCAGATCGACGGCAAGCCCATGACCATGCACGCCTGGCACCAGGACCAGGTGGTCGAGTTGCCCGAGGGGGCCGAGGTGATCGGGCATTCGGAGTTCTGCGAGAACGCGGCGCTGATGATCGGGGACACGATCCTGACGATCCAGCCGCACCCGGAATTCACCGCGCATGTGTTGCAGACCATCATCGATCAGCGCGGCGCGGGCGTGGTGCCGGACGATCAATTGGCCGAGGCGCAGGCCAGCGCCCAGACGCCCACGGACGCCGGCGCCTTTGCCGAACGTATGGCGGCGCATTTCAGGAAAGGGGCCTGACATGGCCGAAGACTGGACGAGCGGACTGCCCGAGGCGGCGCAGGCCTATCTGGAGAACCGGCGGCTGGACGAGGTGGAATGCATCGTCGCCGACCTGCCCGGCATCGCGCGGGGCAAGGCGGTGCCGGCCACCAAGTTTGCACGGCAGGAGTATTTCCACCTGCCCGACTCGATCTTCTACCAGACGATCACCGGCGACTGGGGCGAGGCCGCGGGGGCCGAAGGCTTCATCGAGCGCGACATGATCCTGACCCCGGACATGAGCACGGCGACGGCGGCGCCCTGGACCGGGGACTGGACGTTGCAGGTGATCCACGACGCCTATGACCGCGACCGCAAGCCCATCCATTTCGCGCCGCGCAACGTTCTGAAACGCGTGGTGCAGCAATACGAGAAGCTGGGGCTAAAGCCCGTGGTGGCACCGGAGATGGAGTTCTTCCTGATCGCGCGCAATCTCGACCCGCGGCAGGAGATCGAGCCGATGGTGGGCCGGTCGGGCCGGCCGGCCGCCGCGCGTCAGGCCTATAGCATGACGGCGGTGGACGAGTTCGGGCCCGTCATCGACGACATCTACGATTTCGCCGAGGCCCAAGGGTTCGAGATCGACGGGATCACGCAGGAAGGCGGCGCGGGCCAGCTGGAGATCAACCTGCGGCACGGCAACCCGGTAAAGCTGGCCGACGAGGTGTTCTATTTCAAGCGGCTGATCCGCGAGGCGGCGCTGCGGCACGATTGTTTCGCGACCTTCATGGCCAAGCCCATCGCCGCCGAGCCGGGCAGTGCGATGCATATCCACCACTCGATCATCGACATGGAGACCGGCAAGAACGCGTTTTCCGGGCCGCAGGGTGGTGAGACGGACATGTTCTATCACTTCATCGGCGGCTTGCAGGAATACATGCCGGCGGCGATCGGGGTGATGGCGCCCTACGTCAATTCCTATCGCCGTTACGTCAAGGACAACGCCGCCCCCATCAACCTGGAATGGGGGCGCGACAACCGGACCACGGGCATTCGCGTGCCGCTGTCCAAGCCGGAGGCGCGGCGCGTGGAAAACCGGATCGCGGGGATGGACTGCAACCCCTATCTGGGCATCGCAGTCAGCTTGGCCTGCGGTCTGTTGGGGATCAAGAACGAGCTGCGGGCCAAGCCGCAGTTTCGGGGTGACGCCTATGAGGGCGAGCCGGATTTCCCCGACGGGCTGGGCGCGGCGCTGGACCTGTTTGACGAGGCGACCGAGTTGCAGGAGGTCCTGCACCCCGAGTTCGCGCGGGTCTATTCCATCGTCAAGCGCACGGAATATGCCGAGTTCCTGCAGGTGATTTCCCCCTGGGAGCGCGAGCATCTCTTGATGAATGTCTAGGGCGGCGGGACTTGCCCTTGGCATGATGGTCCTTTTGGTGG belongs to Roseovarius sp. THAF27 and includes:
- a CDS encoding glutamine synthetase family protein — its product is MAEDWTSGLPEAAQAYLENRRLDEVECIVADLPGIARGKAVPATKFARQEYFHLPDSIFYQTITGDWGEAAGAEGFIERDMILTPDMSTATAAPWTGDWTLQVIHDAYDRDRKPIHFAPRNVLKRVVQQYEKLGLKPVVAPEMEFFLIARNLDPRQEIEPMVGRSGRPAAARQAYSMTAVDEFGPVIDDIYDFAEAQGFEIDGITQEGGAGQLEINLRHGNPVKLADEVFYFKRLIREAALRHDCFATFMAKPIAAEPGSAMHIHHSIIDMETGKNAFSGPQGGETDMFYHFIGGLQEYMPAAIGVMAPYVNSYRRYVKDNAAPINLEWGRDNRTTGIRVPLSKPEARRVENRIAGMDCNPYLGIAVSLACGLLGIKNELRAKPQFRGDAYEGEPDFPDGLGAALDLFDEATELQEVLHPEFARVYSIVKRTEYAEFLQVISPWEREHLLMNV
- a CDS encoding type 1 glutamine amidotransferase, whose translation is MKIGILMTGHALPDLVESTGDYDAMFADLLGRHGFTFERYDVVDEVYPESPDDADGWLITGSKHGAYEDHPWIPPLEAFIRDIRDAGKPLIGVCFGHQIIAQALGGKVVKFPGGWSVGRTEYQIDGKPMTMHAWHQDQVVELPEGAEVIGHSEFCENAALMIGDTILTIQPHPEFTAHVLQTIIDQRGAGVVPDDQLAEAQASAQTPTDAGAFAERMAAHFRKGA